In Xiphophorus maculatus strain JP 163 A chromosome 15, X_maculatus-5.0-male, whole genome shotgun sequence, the following are encoded in one genomic region:
- the LOC102221872 gene encoding alpha-1-antitrypsin homolog, translating into MRGIFAICSLTALLLAVAQADHHLHHEAMKCHAISSLNADFAFALYRNINGRTAPGKNIFMSPLGLSAALSMLSTGARGKTQAQLFSSLGYADLDQARVNEAYSHLFQMLGQSQQEQKLDLGNSVAVRTGFNTLQTYRTDIQNHYNGEVFPVDFSNPSEAVGKINRHIATKTQDKIKDIVKDLDPSIAMVLINYVYFRGQWERPFNKNLTEKADFHVDENTKVEVDMMKKMGRFDYYHDHDNHTTIVLLPYKGNTSMLIVLPDENKMEVVEGFINKDYLRHWHNSLYKNNLNLFMPKFSISVDTSMDETLKEMGITEAYSDMADFSAISEEIKLKVSKVSHKAVLSVDETGTEAAAATTIEIMPMSLPVDMRLNRPFLVFIIEHSTRSIIFAGKINNPTAA; encoded by the exons ATGCGTGGTATCTTTGCTATTTGCTCTCTGACAGCACTGCTGCTGGCTGTGGCGCAAGCCGACCACCACCTCCACCATGAGGCCATGAAATGCCATGCTATTTCCTCTCTCAACGCCGACTTCGCCTTTGCCCTCTACAGAAACATAAATGGTAGAACCGCTCCCGGAAAAAACATCTTCATGTCGCCCCTGGGCCTCTCCGCCGCTCTGTCCATGCTGTCCACAGGGGCCCGCGGCAAGACCCAGGCCCAGCTGTTCTCCAGCCTGGGCTACGCCGACTTAGACCAGGCACGGGTCAATGAGGCCTACAGCCATCTTTTCCAAATGCTTGGCCAAAGCCAACAGGAGCAGAAGCTGGACCTGGGCAACTCTGTTGCGGTGCGCACCGGTTTCAATACTCTGCAGACGTACCGGACGGACATTCAGAATCACTACAATGGCGAAGTCTTCCCAGTTGACTTCTCCAACCCCTCTGAAGCTGTGGGTAAAATCAACAGACACATTGCCACAAAAACCCAAGACAAGATCAAGGATATTGTGAAGGACTTGGACCCTTCAATAGCTATGGTGCTGATCAACTATGTCTACTTCAGAG GACAGTGGGAGAGGCCCTTCAACAAAAACCTAACAGAGAAGGCGGACTTCCATGTGGATGAAAACACCAAAGTTGAGGTGGACATGATGAAGAAGATGGGACGTTTCGATTACTATCATGACCATGACAACCACACCACCATCGTCTTACTGCCCTACAAGGGCAACACGTCCATGTTGATTGTTCTGcctgatgaaaacaaaatggaggtgGTTGAGGGCTTCATCAACAAGGACTACTTGAGGCACTGGCACAACAGTCTGTACAAGAA CAACCTGAACCTCTTCATGCCAAAATTCTCCATCTCCGTTGACACCTCGATGGATGAGACTCTAAAGGAAATGGGAATAACGGAGGCCTACAGTGACATGGCTGATTTCTCTGCCATATCCGAAGAAATCAAGCTTAAAGTCTCAAAG GTCTCTCACAAGGCTGTGCTGAGTGTGGATGAAACAGGGACGGAAGCAGCCGCCGCCACCACCATCGAAATCATGCCGATGAGTCTCCCCGTCGACATGAGGCTCAACCGACCCTTCCTGGTCTTCATCATCGAGCACTCGACGAGGAGTATCATCTTCGCAGGCAAGATCAACAACCCAACGGCTGCGTAA